The nucleotide window TGAGGATGAGGGAAGAATTGGTTTACAAAAAAAATATAAGCATTTAATTTCTAGTCTAAATTCACATTTTTTACAAAAAAATGGTAACTTAAAGTCGGAAATTTTGAAAAAAGCTGAAGATGAAAAAAATAATGATCTTATCTTTAAAACTAAACAAATGGTTAAATATAAGAAACCCGTAAAATTAGATATAATAGTCCATAAGCTGGCAAAACCATTTGTAAGAATGGAAAATGGTCAATTAGCTGGAGATTCGATAGAGGTTATCGAGCTTTTTAATAAACTATCTCCATATATTTATTTGAATATAATTCAAGCAGATGCCCAGGATAGTTTTAATAATGAAGTAGAAGCACTAAAAAATGGTGAAAGAGATGCAATGTTCCCTATGGGAATTACTAAGAAAAGGGATGAAAAATTTAAAAAGGTAGACCTAACATACAATGACTATATTATTCTTTTAGGTAATAAATCCAGTCCAAAAGTCTCTTCTATCTATGAAGCTAAAGGTTTGATTGGAGTCGCAGAAAGTAAGATGTTAGAAAATCTTCTATTAAAAAATATCCCTAGGCAGAAAATCAGAAAGTTTGAAAAAAGAAAAACAGCTTTAGATGCTTTAAATGAAGGAAAAATAAATTACCTTATTGATGTTCAGACGACAAGTGAAGATTATCTATCTAAAAAAAAATATATAAATATTGTTAAAGTTCTAGAAGTATCACCTATAGAGTATAGATTTTATCTTACTCCAAATATTGATGAAAGAATTTATGAAGATATAAATTTAATTGTAGAATTTATAAATAATGAAGAAGGAACCAGGATTGTTATCGCAGAGAAGGTTCCTGCATACCTTTCAAAAAATTTAAAAATTTTTAAATTTTTAATGTTAATAATTATTATTATAATTGGTTTTTACAGATGGAAATATATAAAGGAAAAGATAAATAGCGAAAAGATATTTAAGGCTCTCATAGGAAGTTTAGAAAATGTTAACCACATCAATCATATGGAAACAGGTATTCATATAGAAAGAGTAGGTGGATATTCAGAAATTTTAGCTAAAGGGTTAAAATTACCTAGAGAGACTACAAAAGAAATTAAGATCTTTGCATCTCTGCACGACGTCGGTAAGGTAGTTATTCCTAAAGAAATTTTGAATAAATCTGGCAAATTAACAGAAGAGGAATTTGAAATAATAAAAAATCACACCATAAAGGGAGCTGAAATAATAGATAATTTGAAAAATATATCTAAAAACCCAAATTTGGCTATAAATATCGCGTTATATCATCATGAAAAATGGAATGGAAGAGGATATCCCGAAGGATTGGTAGGGGAAGATATACCTATAGAAGCACGTATAGTCGGCTTAGCTGATGTTTATGATGCTTTACGGATGCCTAGAGTATATAAAGAAGGATTTACCCATGAAAAAGCTTATGAAATAATATTAGAGGACAGCGGTGAACATTTCGATCCAAAATTAGTGGATATTTTTAAGCAAAAAAATAAGGAGTTTAAAAATATATATGATTTAAGTCTCAAATAAAAATAGACTAATACATAAGGATGTGATTTTTATGGATAACAAAAATGGTTTTACCTTA belongs to Fusobacteria bacterium ZRK30 and includes:
- a CDS encoding transporter substrate-binding domain-containing protein gives rise to the protein MFFYKMFNFKKMCILLFIFLFQLSLSNPILRVGVYKDSIITNQQNKGYLIEEILKWGETSGYKIEIVIYEWAALEKDFIDGKIDAIYPVNITEKRKLYMVFTGIITSNPFSIYSKIPHTINSLEVLENKRVGTYNSQLFKENLEDKIKGLKYVNTKKKLFEDYYNGVFDYIITYHESIRKNTKEFNVVGNLWFEDEGRIGLQKKYKHLISSLNSHFLQKNGNLKSEILKKAEDEKNNDLIFKTKQMVKYKKPVKLDIIVHKLAKPFVRMENGQLAGDSIEVIELFNKLSPYIYLNIIQADAQDSFNNEVEALKNGERDAMFPMGITKKRDEKFKKVDLTYNDYIILLGNKSSPKVSSIYEAKGLIGVAESKMLENLLLKNIPRQKIRKFEKRKTALDALNEGKINYLIDVQTTSEDYLSKKKYINIVKVLEVSPIEYRFYLTPNIDERIYEDINLIVEFINNEEGTRIVIAEKVPAYLSKNLKIFKFLMLIIIIIIGFYRWKYIKEKINSEKIFKALIGSLENVNHINHMETGIHIERVGGYSEILAKGLKLPRETTKEIKIFASLHDVGKVVIPKEILNKSGKLTEEEFEIIKNHTIKGAEIIDNLKNISKNPNLAINIALYHHEKWNGRGYPEGLVGEDIPIEARIVGLADVYDALRMPRVYKEGFTHEKAYEIILEDSGEHFDPKLVDIFKQKNKEFKNIYDLSLK